The Pseudoalteromonas translucida KMM 520 genome has a window encoding:
- a CDS encoding CHASE domain-containing protein: MGVTHRANKGLVLQVAIQIILLIVGMFFSYSQHIQYQKQLDEKIADALNTRLTFLSTGISNRLDLYKYGLSSLRGFIHGVGINHLNHQAIANYSNSRDYALEFPGASGIGYIKRVYPNDVNDFINTARNDRPDHNFNISVLSAHNEAKFVIQYLFPEKNNISAIGLDIGSGNMRREAALDAALYNRAQLSGPITLVQADKKTQQGFLILLPVYNSIAAPTTQSQRIEKLVGWTYSPLLIDNILKSLSQLDDNYLTITDLNSNAELTFFNYGNKNDSSSFIASTTTDVMGRTWKIALTGSHTFIKSLNLPSTYQTLLNNILIIFLVMLLVLALQLFFYRKGQQTKIKIAMAKKHELALEHANSKLETEVKLRTQQIADISTLQRSILHSASYTIIATDKNGVITAFNPAAEKLLGYTASQVIGLKTPAIFHLEDEVVAKAKQLSVELNKHVEPGFEVFSIKATATEPDINQWTYVASNDKHTQVNLSVTSLLSDVGEVVGFLGISYDLTQQIVHEQALAQAKELAEQASDAKSEFLANMSHEIRTPMNGLFGTLQLLQEQPLSDVSKNYLDKALYSTKALITIINDILDFSKIEAGKLLLDNSTFEFEELIHHLESDLAIPATEKGIYLRFNSHLKHKYWRGDAVRIRQVFLNLISNAIKFTREGGVSVEISVTDDNKVCFVILDTGIGIPEQDIPRLFERFEQAEKSTTREFGGTGLGLPITKSLISLMNGEVKVTSQLGVGSQFTVYLPLKKANIKPSNVDAKSLVLPDLTNKTILIAEDNPINQLVASAMIKPSNANIVIANNGLEAIELYESLLPDLILMDIQMPKMDGMQACKHIKKINSEQIIIALTANVLSEQKQLYKQLFDGYLSKPIEKQKLVNVLNRLAIDKLVL; encoded by the coding sequence ACCACCAAGCAATAGCAAACTATTCGAATAGCCGTGACTATGCGTTGGAGTTTCCTGGGGCGAGTGGTATTGGCTATATTAAACGCGTGTATCCTAATGATGTTAATGACTTTATAAACACAGCAAGAAACGATCGTCCCGATCACAACTTTAATATAAGCGTATTGTCGGCGCATAACGAAGCAAAGTTTGTTATTCAATATCTTTTTCCTGAAAAAAACAACATTTCAGCAATTGGCCTTGATATTGGCTCTGGTAACATGCGCCGAGAGGCTGCATTAGACGCTGCTTTATATAACCGAGCGCAACTGTCAGGCCCCATCACTTTGGTGCAAGCCGATAAGAAAACGCAGCAAGGTTTTTTAATTTTACTACCTGTTTATAATAGTATTGCTGCACCTACAACCCAATCTCAGCGCATTGAAAAACTGGTTGGCTGGACATACTCCCCTCTTTTGATTGACAATATTTTAAAGTCACTTTCTCAGCTTGATGATAATTATTTAACCATTACGGATTTAAATAGCAACGCTGAACTCACTTTTTTTAATTACGGCAATAAAAATGATAGTTCATCATTTATAGCGTCTACCACCACCGATGTGATGGGCCGCACCTGGAAAATAGCCCTTACTGGCTCACATACTTTTATTAAAAGCCTTAATTTACCCAGCACCTATCAAACGTTACTCAATAATATATTAATAATCTTTCTGGTGATGTTATTGGTGCTCGCTTTACAGTTGTTTTTTTATCGCAAAGGCCAACAAACAAAAATTAAAATAGCTATGGCAAAAAAACATGAACTTGCACTCGAGCATGCTAATTCTAAGTTAGAAACCGAGGTTAAATTGCGCACCCAGCAAATTGCCGATATAAGCACCTTGCAACGCAGCATTTTACACAGCGCTAGCTACACAATTATTGCTACCGATAAAAATGGGGTCATTACCGCATTTAACCCCGCTGCTGAAAAGTTATTAGGCTACACAGCCAGCCAAGTTATTGGCCTTAAAACTCCGGCTATTTTTCACTTAGAAGATGAGGTAGTTGCAAAAGCTAAACAGCTCTCTGTAGAGCTTAATAAACATGTAGAACCAGGCTTTGAGGTGTTTTCAATAAAAGCCACCGCCACTGAGCCTGATATAAACCAATGGACCTACGTTGCAAGTAACGATAAGCACACGCAAGTAAATTTAAGTGTTACCTCGCTACTCAGCGATGTCGGTGAGGTTGTTGGCTTTTTAGGTATATCTTATGATTTAACCCAGCAAATAGTCCACGAGCAGGCACTAGCCCAAGCAAAAGAATTAGCAGAGCAAGCATCTGATGCTAAGTCCGAATTTTTGGCTAATATGAGCCATGAAATTCGCACTCCTATGAATGGTTTATTTGGTACCTTACAATTACTGCAAGAACAGCCACTGAGTGATGTAAGCAAAAATTATTTAGACAAAGCACTGTATTCAACCAAAGCGCTAATCACTATTATTAACGATATTCTTGATTTTTCTAAAATTGAAGCTGGTAAACTGTTACTTGATAATAGCACTTTTGAGTTTGAGGAATTAATTCATCATTTAGAATCAGATTTAGCTATTCCGGCAACTGAAAAAGGCATTTATTTACGCTTTAACTCCCATCTTAAACATAAATATTGGCGCGGCGATGCGGTGAGAATAAGGCAGGTTTTTCTTAATTTAATCTCCAATGCAATTAAATTCACTCGCGAGGGTGGCGTTAGCGTTGAAATAAGTGTCACTGATGACAATAAAGTGTGCTTTGTTATTTTAGACACTGGCATTGGTATTCCAGAACAAGATATCCCCCGTTTATTTGAACGCTTTGAACAGGCTGAGAAATCAACTACTCGTGAGTTTGGAGGCACTGGCCTTGGCCTGCCAATTACTAAGTCGTTAATAAGCTTAATGAACGGCGAAGTTAAAGTAACCAGTCAATTAGGAGTAGGCAGTCAATTTACAGTTTACTTACCACTTAAAAAGGCAAACATAAAACCAAGCAATGTTGATGCTAAAAGCCTTGTTTTGCCTGACTTAACCAATAAAACAATTTTAATAGCTGAAGACAACCCCATTAATCAACTTGTTGCTAGCGCTATGATAAAACCAAGCAACGCAAACATTGTTATAGCTAACAATGGATTAGAAGCAATTGAATTATATGAATCACTACTGCCCGATTTAATATTAATGGATATTCAAATGCCTAAAATGGATGGTATGCAAGCGTGTAAACACATTAAAAAAATTAACAGCGAGCAAATTATTATAGCGCTAACAGCCAATGTGCTTAGCGAGCAAAAGCAACTCTACAAGCAACTGTTTGATGGCTACCTTTCTAAACCCATCGAAAAACAAAAGTTAGTAAACGTACTAAACAGACTCGCTATCGATAAGTTGGTTTTGTAA
- the nadA gene encoding quinolinate synthase NadA, which produces MSLAQTIMPEGYIFPPKPAPLTQNEQGEYKARIKQLLQEKNAVLVAHYYTDPEIQALAEETGGCVADSLEMARFGTRHDADMIIVAGVRFMGETAKILTPNKTVVMPTLEATCSLDIGCPVDEFSAFCDQHPDRTVVVYANTSTAVKARADWIVTSSCALEIVEHLDELGEKIIWGPDKHLGSYIQKNTGADMIMWNGACIVHDEFKTKALKDMKALHPDAGVLVHPESPEEIVALADAVGSTSQLIKAAQTMSNKKFIVATDRGIFYKMQQLCPDKEFFAAPTAGEGASCKTCAHCPWMAMNGLKAIEEALIDPKGKEVFVDMDLREGALKSLNRMLDFTATMAK; this is translated from the coding sequence ATGAGTCTAGCTCAAACTATTATGCCTGAAGGCTATATTTTCCCTCCTAAGCCAGCACCGTTAACACAAAACGAACAAGGCGAATACAAAGCACGTATAAAGCAACTACTGCAAGAAAAAAATGCCGTATTAGTTGCCCATTACTATACCGATCCTGAAATACAAGCACTTGCTGAAGAAACCGGCGGCTGCGTTGCCGACTCGCTAGAAATGGCGCGTTTTGGTACCCGCCATGATGCCGATATGATCATTGTAGCGGGTGTACGTTTTATGGGTGAAACTGCAAAAATATTAACGCCTAACAAAACCGTGGTTATGCCAACGCTCGAAGCGACTTGTTCGTTAGACATAGGTTGCCCGGTAGATGAATTTTCAGCGTTTTGCGATCAACACCCCGACCGCACAGTAGTCGTGTATGCAAATACCTCTACCGCAGTAAAAGCGCGTGCAGATTGGATTGTAACCTCATCGTGTGCACTGGAAATTGTTGAGCACTTAGATGAACTAGGTGAAAAAATAATTTGGGGCCCAGATAAGCACCTAGGTAGCTATATTCAAAAGAATACCGGCGCAGATATGATCATGTGGAATGGTGCATGTATCGTTCATGACGAGTTTAAAACGAAAGCTCTAAAAGATATGAAAGCGCTGCATCCCGATGCAGGCGTACTAGTACACCCAGAGTCGCCAGAGGAAATTGTTGCCCTTGCTGATGCGGTTGGTTCAACCAGCCAGTTAATCAAAGCAGCGCAAACAATGAGCAACAAAAAGTTTATTGTAGCTACTGACCGCGGTATTTTTTATAAAATGCAGCAACTATGCCCAGATAAAGAATTCTTTGCTGCTCCAACAGCCGGTGAAGGCGCTTCATGTAAAACATGTGCGCATTGCCCTTGGATGGCAATGAACGGCTTAAAAGCGATTGAAGAAGCTCTGATAGACCCTAAAGGTAAAGAAGTGTTTGTTGACATGGACTTACGCGAAGGCGCACTTAAATCACTTAACCGCATGCTCGACTTTACCGCCACAATGGCAAAGTAA
- the ybgF gene encoding tol-pal system protein YbgF: MKPKIILAAMILSGSTQLMAAPAPVSEAASSQSSIEKRLASLENMMQQRNFLQVELQQQLNLLQDEVSQIRGVTEEQSYKLEKVLQRQRELYQEIENRVSQAYSQPAATAPAVDYTQASDTQTYSADLSENEAYERAVALIMKDKRYDQAIPEFQTFLTTYPNSVYASNAHYWLGQLLTIKNNPVKATEHFKVVVNEFPNSNKRPDAMLKLGTLLQEQNLAAEAQKILNDLINQYPSTTAAKLATKRL; this comes from the coding sequence ATGAAGCCGAAAATTATTTTGGCAGCCATGATATTGAGCGGGAGCACCCAGTTAATGGCTGCTCCCGCTCCTGTTTCAGAAGCTGCAAGTTCACAATCGAGTATTGAAAAGCGTTTAGCGTCGTTAGAGAACATGATGCAACAACGTAACTTTTTACAAGTTGAGTTACAGCAACAGCTTAATTTATTGCAAGATGAAGTAAGCCAAATTCGTGGTGTAACCGAAGAGCAAAGTTATAAGCTAGAAAAAGTGTTGCAGCGTCAGCGCGAGCTTTATCAAGAAATTGAAAACCGCGTAAGCCAAGCTTATAGTCAGCCGGCTGCCACAGCGCCTGCAGTTGATTACACGCAAGCTAGCGATACTCAGACATACAGTGCCGATTTATCTGAAAACGAAGCATACGAGCGTGCTGTTGCGTTAATAATGAAAGATAAACGCTATGATCAGGCGATCCCAGAGTTTCAAACTTTTTTAACTACCTACCCAAATTCTGTGTACGCATCAAATGCACATTATTGGCTTGGGCAGTTGCTCACGATAAAAAATAACCCAGTTAAAGCAACGGAGCATTTTAAAGTGGTGGTTAATGAATTTCCAAATTCAAATAAGCGCCCAGATGCCATGTTAAAGTTAGGCACTTTACTACAAGAGCAAAATTTAGCAGCTGAAGCGCAAAAAATACTGAATGATTTAATTAATCAGTATCCAAGTACCACTGCTGCAAAATTGGCCACAAAGCGCTTATAA
- the pal gene encoding peptidoglycan-associated lipoprotein Pal — protein sequence MQLNKILKGLLIAVPVMALAACSSSSDIDEGAANQSNQGMVEQSTNTDTVEVATISPEQRAEEQLRQKYEALRQEQVIYFDFDKATVEGKYADLLRAHAEFLVQNSSVKVLIEGHADERGTPEYNIALGEHRGQAVEKYLQSLGVSASQMSVVSYGEEKPMVKSRTESAFAKNRRAVLVY from the coding sequence ATGCAACTTAATAAAATACTTAAAGGCCTGCTAATTGCTGTGCCAGTAATGGCTTTAGCAGCTTGTAGCTCATCTTCAGATATAGATGAAGGCGCAGCTAACCAATCAAATCAGGGTATGGTTGAGCAATCAACAAATACTGATACAGTTGAAGTAGCGACAATTTCGCCAGAGCAACGTGCAGAAGAGCAACTTCGTCAAAAATACGAAGCACTTCGTCAAGAGCAAGTAATTTACTTTGATTTTGATAAAGCGACAGTTGAAGGCAAGTACGCTGATTTATTACGCGCACACGCTGAGTTTTTAGTTCAAAACTCATCTGTTAAAGTACTTATTGAAGGCCACGCAGATGAGCGCGGTACGCCAGAGTACAATATTGCACTAGGTGAGCACCGTGGCCAAGCAGTTGAAAAATACCTACAAAGTTTAGGTGTTTCTGCAAGCCAAATGTCAGTGGTAAGCTACGGTGAAGAGAAGCCTATGGTTAAATCTCGCACTGAATCAGCTTTCGCTAAAAACCGCCGTGCGGTACTAGTTTACTAA
- the tolB gene encoding Tol-Pal system beta propeller repeat protein TolB, which produces MFNKVKVACLILLLGFQGVANAALEIVITEGIDGARPIAIVPFKYQGVGPIPQKISDVIAADLMRSGKFKPVDVAQMPQQPSKDSDINYASWVNKGVEAILVGEVEQQSNGRYLVRYELVDVIRGQITGGQTQMMTNGKLIKNQDHILEARESIISDTGFRRYSHRISDVIYEKLTGEKGAFLTKIAYVIVRDNDDRPYQLVVSDYDGFNEQVLLRSKEPLMSPAWSPDGTKLAYVTFENRQSQIYIQDLYSGKRELVTSYPGINGAPQFSPDGKKLLLVLSKDKTGATEVYLLDLITRKETRLTRHRSIDTEPSWYPNGQDIVFTSERGGNAQIYKLNLKTGRTQRLSFDGDMNLAGSITPDGKELVMVNRTNGQYHLAKKELATGAFQVLTRTRLDESPSIAPNGSMIIYSTLHNNKQVLALVSMDGRFKARLPVLDGQVKAPAWSPYLQ; this is translated from the coding sequence ATGTTCAACAAAGTAAAAGTAGCCTGTTTAATTTTATTATTGGGTTTTCAGGGCGTTGCAAATGCAGCACTGGAAATTGTAATAACAGAGGGTATAGATGGTGCACGGCCAATTGCTATTGTGCCATTTAAGTATCAAGGTGTTGGCCCTATTCCGCAAAAAATCAGTGACGTTATTGCTGCAGATTTAATGCGCAGTGGTAAATTTAAACCTGTAGATGTAGCACAAATGCCGCAACAGCCAAGTAAAGATAGTGATATTAACTATGCGTCTTGGGTTAACAAAGGCGTAGAGGCAATATTAGTTGGCGAAGTTGAGCAGCAATCTAATGGCCGCTACTTGGTACGTTATGAGCTGGTTGATGTTATTCGTGGGCAAATTACCGGTGGTCAAACGCAAATGATGACTAACGGTAAATTAATTAAAAACCAAGACCATATTTTAGAAGCACGTGAAAGTATTATTAGCGACACCGGCTTTCGTCGTTATTCGCACCGTATAAGTGATGTGATTTACGAAAAATTAACCGGTGAAAAGGGCGCATTTTTAACTAAAATAGCCTATGTTATAGTACGCGATAATGACGACAGACCTTATCAACTGGTGGTTTCTGACTATGATGGCTTTAATGAGCAAGTATTACTACGCTCTAAAGAGCCGTTAATGTCGCCAGCATGGTCGCCCGATGGCACTAAGTTAGCCTATGTAACGTTTGAAAATCGTCAGAGCCAAATTTACATTCAAGACCTATACTCAGGTAAACGTGAATTAGTTACTAGTTATCCTGGTATTAATGGTGCACCGCAGTTTTCGCCAGATGGTAAAAAGTTACTGTTAGTACTTTCAAAAGATAAAACCGGTGCAACCGAAGTTTACTTACTAGACTTAATAACACGCAAAGAAACGCGTCTTACTCGTCATCGCAGTATAGATACAGAGCCATCGTGGTATCCTAATGGCCAAGATATTGTATTTACATCTGAAAGGGGTGGTAATGCCCAGATTTATAAGTTAAATTTAAAAACTGGCAGAACACAAAGATTAAGCTTTGACGGTGATATGAACCTAGCAGGTTCAATAACACCCGATGGCAAAGAATTAGTGATGGTTAACCGTACCAACGGGCAGTACCATCTTGCTAAAAAAGAGCTGGCAACAGGTGCGTTTCAAGTATTAACACGAACTCGCCTTGATGAATCACCGAGTATAGCGCCAAATGGCTCGATGATTATATATAGCACGCTTCATAATAATAAACAGGTACTTGCGCTGGTATCGATGGACGGTCGCTTTAAAGCACGGTTACCTGTGCTAGACGGACAAGTAAAGGCGCCAGCTTGGTCGCCATATTTACAGTAA
- the tolA gene encoding cell envelope integrity protein TolA — protein MQTPLIKSVLLHVALGGFLYATANIHPPAPKVMEVTLNSAIPDVDKAVSAVTVDQKQVEQKIAQLRKKEDDQKRAEDKRIRDLERRASNARKERESEARQIKKLEQERKAKEKETAEAQAQAKKARAIEQQERAKAKQAEKQKQESENAAKAAADKRKAEEDALKKAQADRKKREEEAERKREQAMQEQMLQEQLAKEQAARSKIRQQQVVSEVDKYRALIMARIQQNLLIDEKMKNQQCRVNIRLGFNGLVTQVTSLGGDRLVCEAALRAVRMADTLPVSKDKDVFDQLKNINLTIKPEF, from the coding sequence ATGCAGACACCATTAATAAAATCAGTACTTTTACATGTGGCATTAGGTGGTTTTTTGTATGCCACCGCAAACATTCATCCACCAGCGCCTAAGGTAATGGAAGTTACGCTTAATTCGGCTATTCCCGATGTAGACAAAGCGGTGTCTGCGGTAACGGTTGATCAAAAGCAGGTTGAGCAAAAAATTGCGCAACTTAGAAAAAAAGAAGACGATCAAAAGCGAGCTGAAGACAAACGTATTCGCGATTTAGAGCGCAGAGCTAGTAATGCGCGTAAAGAGCGAGAATCAGAAGCGCGACAAATTAAAAAGTTAGAGCAAGAGCGTAAAGCCAAAGAGAAAGAAACGGCAGAGGCGCAAGCGCAAGCTAAAAAAGCACGTGCTATAGAGCAGCAGGAACGCGCTAAAGCAAAGCAAGCCGAAAAGCAAAAGCAAGAGTCTGAAAACGCAGCTAAGGCTGCCGCTGATAAACGCAAAGCTGAGGAAGACGCGCTTAAAAAAGCACAAGCTGATCGCAAAAAACGCGAAGAAGAAGCCGAACGCAAGCGTGAGCAAGCAATGCAAGAGCAAATGTTACAAGAGCAACTTGCTAAAGAGCAGGCTGCTCGCAGTAAAATACGCCAACAACAGGTAGTGAGTGAAGTAGATAAGTACCGCGCATTAATAATGGCACGTATACAGCAGAACTTACTTATTGACGAAAAAATGAAAAATCAGCAGTGCCGAGTTAACATTCGTTTAGGCTTTAATGGCTTAGTAACGCAAGTTACCTCATTAGGCGGCGATAGATTAGTGTGTGAAGCTGCATTAAGAGCGGTGCGTATGGCCGACACATTACCAGTATCAAAAGATAAAGACGTATTCGACCAACTTAAGAATATAAATTTAACAATCAAGCCAGAATTTTAA
- the tolR gene encoding protein TolR — protein MYQRKKRRPVAEINVVPYIDVMLVLLIIFMATAPLITHGVKVDLPKMEESDLVDTKDTPPIIASIDADGRYYVSVGTDPEEPMEALDVAAVIKLQLMKNPDVPVMIKGSGKVSYQEVLLLMDFLKRAGVPSVGLMTESFEGTK, from the coding sequence ATGTATCAGCGTAAAAAGCGCCGTCCGGTCGCAGAAATTAATGTAGTGCCTTACATTGATGTAATGTTGGTACTACTAATTATATTTATGGCTACAGCACCACTCATTACTCACGGTGTTAAAGTTGACTTGCCAAAAATGGAAGAGTCAGACTTAGTTGACACCAAAGATACACCACCTATTATTGCCTCTATTGATGCAGATGGCCGATACTATGTAAGCGTTGGCACCGACCCTGAAGAGCCAATGGAAGCGCTAGATGTAGCTGCCGTAATTAAGTTACAGCTGATGAAAAACCCAGATGTACCCGTAATGATAAAAGGCTCGGGCAAAGTGTCATATCAAGAAGTATTACTATTAATGGACTTTTTAAAAAGAGCAGGCGTGCCATCGGTAGGGTTAATGACCGAATCCTTTGAGGGGACGAAGTAG
- the tolQ gene encoding protein TolQ, protein MGSGLNFLDLILEASLLVQLVMLALVAMSVMSWAIIFQRKKAISDALNNAKKFEQKFWSGIDLSKLYSEISSRSGQSKGIEALFTAGFKEFARHKKNTFQSAGIVMEGTHRSMRVALSREVEKLESSLSFLATVGSISPYIGLFGTVWGIMNAFIALGEVKQATLQMVAPGIAEALIATAMGLFAAIPAVIAYNRFANKVEKLETHYINFMEEFANILHRQAATQIEAQANVSA, encoded by the coding sequence GTGGGATCAGGGCTTAATTTTTTAGATCTAATTCTAGAAGCAAGTTTGCTTGTGCAACTAGTGATGCTAGCGTTAGTAGCGATGTCGGTAATGTCGTGGGCTATTATTTTTCAGCGTAAAAAAGCAATCTCAGACGCTTTAAACAATGCCAAAAAATTTGAACAAAAGTTTTGGTCTGGTATTGATTTAAGTAAGCTGTATAGCGAAATTTCATCACGTAGTGGGCAATCAAAAGGTATAGAAGCGTTATTTACCGCTGGCTTTAAAGAGTTTGCACGTCATAAAAAAAATACATTTCAAAGTGCTGGCATTGTTATGGAAGGCACGCATCGCTCTATGCGAGTGGCGCTTTCGCGTGAAGTAGAAAAGTTAGAATCAAGTTTATCATTTTTAGCAACAGTGGGCTCAATTAGCCCTTATATAGGCTTGTTTGGGACAGTGTGGGGCATAATGAATGCCTTTATTGCACTGGGCGAAGTTAAGCAAGCTACGCTACAAATGGTAGCACCAGGTATTGCTGAGGCGTTGATTGCCACTGCAATGGGGTTATTTGCAGCTATTCCAGCCGTTATTGCCTACAACCGTTTTGCTAATAAAGTTGAAAAACTAGAAACGCATTATATTAACTTTATGGAAGAGTTTGCTAATATCCTACACCGTCAAGCAGCTACTCAAATAGAGGCCCAAGCGAATGTATCAGCGTAA
- the ruvB gene encoding Holliday junction branch migration DNA helicase RuvB has protein sequence MIEADRLIDATEKPNEDSIDRAIRPKLLADYRGQPHVKQQMEIFIEAARSRGEALDHLLIFGPPGLGKTTLANIVANELQVNIKATSGPVLEKAGDLAALLTNLEEGDVLFIDEIHRLSPQVEEILYPAMEDYQLDIMIGEGPAARSIKLDLPSFTLIGATTRAGSLTSPLRDRFGIVQRLEFYSVEDLSYIVGRSAHFLNLEMCDEGAVEIAKRSRGTPRIANRLLRRVRDYTQVKSDGTVNAEVAELALNMIDVDKSGFDYMDRKYLLAIIEKFMGGPVGLDNIAAAIGEEKETIEDVIEPFLIQQGFIQRTPRGRIVSDNAYHHFGLLPKQD, from the coding sequence ATGATCGAAGCTGATCGCTTAATTGACGCGACTGAAAAACCCAACGAAGACTCTATAGACCGTGCAATTAGGCCAAAACTACTCGCCGATTACCGTGGTCAACCGCATGTTAAACAGCAAATGGAAATTTTTATTGAAGCGGCCCGTAGCCGAGGCGAAGCACTCGATCACCTGCTTATTTTTGGCCCACCAGGTTTGGGTAAAACGACATTAGCTAATATTGTTGCCAACGAGCTGCAGGTAAACATAAAGGCAACCTCAGGGCCAGTACTTGAAAAAGCTGGTGATTTAGCCGCATTGCTAACCAACCTTGAAGAAGGTGATGTGTTATTTATTGATGAAATACACAGGTTGAGCCCACAAGTTGAAGAAATACTCTACCCAGCAATGGAAGACTACCAACTTGATATTATGATAGGTGAAGGCCCAGCAGCACGCTCGATAAAATTAGACTTGCCCTCGTTTACGCTTATTGGCGCAACTACTCGTGCGGGTTCGTTAACATCTCCACTGCGTGATCGCTTTGGTATTGTGCAGCGCTTAGAGTTTTATTCAGTAGAAGACTTATCGTACATAGTAGGGCGATCGGCGCACTTTCTTAATTTAGAAATGTGCGACGAGGGCGCAGTTGAAATAGCTAAACGCTCACGCGGTACCCCCCGAATTGCCAATAGGTTACTACGCCGAGTGCGTGACTACACCCAAGTAAAGTCAGACGGTACAGTAAACGCCGAAGTAGCAGAGCTGGCACTTAATATGATTGATGTAGATAAAAGCGGTTTTGATTATATGGATCGTAAGTACTTACTTGCCATTATAGAAAAATTTATGGGTGGCCCAGTTGGGCTCGATAATATAGCTGCAGCTATTGGCGAGGAAAAAGAGACCATTGAAGACGTAATAGAGCCCTTTTTAATTCAACAGGGCTTTATTCAACGCACACCCCGTGGACGCATAGTGTCAGACAACGCATACCATCACTTTGGTTTACTCCCAAAGCAAGACTAA
- the ruvA gene encoding Holliday junction branch migration protein RuvA, producing the protein MIGRLNGILVEKQPPEILLEVSGVGYEVQMPMTCFYDLPKVGENAIVYTHFVVREDAQLLFGFNNKVERALFRELLKANGVGPKLGLAILSGMSAQQFVSCVNNEDSTSLVKLPGVGKKTAERLVLEMKDRLKNWGNDLFTPFSDSAVIEPFSDATIANNAADDAVSALVSLGYKLPQAQKAVKSVSKPDMSTEVLIKESLKSML; encoded by the coding sequence ATGATTGGTCGCTTAAATGGTATTTTAGTCGAAAAACAACCTCCCGAAATATTATTAGAGGTAAGCGGTGTTGGCTACGAAGTACAAATGCCAATGACCTGCTTTTACGACTTACCTAAAGTTGGCGAAAATGCCATTGTTTATACTCATTTTGTAGTACGCGAAGATGCACAACTATTGTTTGGCTTTAACAATAAAGTAGAGCGTGCCTTATTTAGAGAGTTATTAAAGGCCAATGGCGTAGGGCCAAAGCTGGGTTTAGCTATTTTGTCGGGTATGTCGGCGCAGCAATTTGTAAGCTGTGTAAATAACGAAGACTCCACAAGCTTAGTTAAATTACCCGGGGTAGGTAAAAAAACCGCCGAGCGGCTAGTACTCGAAATGAAAGACAGATTAAAAAATTGGGGCAACGATTTATTCACTCCTTTCAGCGACAGTGCGGTTATTGAGCCGTTTAGCGACGCGACAATTGCTAATAATGCCGCCGATGATGCTGTGTCGGCTTTAGTGTCGCTAGGTTATAAATTGCCACAAGCGCAAAAAGCAGTAAAATCAGTAAGTAAACCCGATATGTCTACTGAGGTTCTTATTAAAGAATCTTTAAAATCAATGCTGTGA
- the ruvC gene encoding crossover junction endodeoxyribonuclease RuvC, with protein sequence MAIILGIDPGSRLTGYGVVAHQGSKFTYLGSGCIKLADHEFHIRLKMIYQGITQLIEQFSPETFAIEKVFMAHNPDSALKLGQARGAAIVGAAMADLPVFEYSARQIKQAVVGNGGADKTQVQHMVKNILKLPGTPQADAADALAIAICHAHSEQNLIKLAGSASKTVRGRLRK encoded by the coding sequence TTGGCCATAATTTTAGGGATTGATCCGGGCTCACGCTTAACTGGCTACGGTGTTGTAGCGCATCAGGGATCTAAATTCACTTATTTAGGCAGTGGTTGCATTAAATTAGCGGACCATGAGTTTCATATAAGACTAAAAATGATTTACCAAGGCATTACCCAGCTTATAGAGCAGTTTTCGCCAGAAACCTTCGCGATAGAAAAAGTGTTTATGGCGCACAATCCCGACTCAGCCCTAAAGCTAGGCCAAGCACGTGGTGCTGCTATTGTAGGCGCTGCAATGGCCGACTTACCGGTATTTGAATACTCAGCAAGGCAAATAAAACAAGCCGTAGTAGGCAATGGTGGTGCCGATAAAACCCAAGTGCAGCATATGGTTAAAAATATTTTAAAACTACCTGGTACGCCACAAGCCGATGCCGCCGATGCACTGGCTATTGCTATTTGCCATGCGCACTCAGAACAAAATTTAATAAAACTAGCGGGTAGCGCAAGCAAAACCGTTAGAGGACGTTTAAGGAAATAA